The following nucleotide sequence is from Futiania mangrovi.
GGACGCTTCTCCGCGCCCACGCCGTCTGCGGCGTTTGATTTGCCCGCCGCCGGCGCTACGCTCTGACGGCGAACGGGGAGAACGCGCCATGCTGACCATGCCCAAGCCCGACGAGCACGCCTTCGCCCGGCGCGAGGAACTGGTCGCCCGCCTGCGCGAGATCCTGCCCGCCGCCTCCGTCATCGACAGCGAGACGGAGCGGCGCGCCTATGATTGCGACGCCTTCACGATGTACCGGCAATTGCCGCTCGTCGTCGCCCTGCCCGAGACCGTGCCCCAGGTCGCCGCGGTGCTGAAACTGGCGCGCGAGATGGACGTCAAGGTCGTGCCGCGCGGGGCGGGTACCTCGCTCTCTGGCGGGTCGATGCCGCTCGAGGACGGCATCCTGCTCTCCATGATGAAGTTCAACCGCGTGCTCGAGATCGACTGGGAGAACCGCTGCGCCGTCGTGCAGCCGGGCGTGACCAATCTCGGCATCACGAAGGCGGTGGAGCATCGCGGCTTCTATTACGCGCCCGATCCCTCCTCGCAGATCGCCTGCTCGATCGGCGGCAATGTGGCGGAGAACTCGGGCGGCGTGCATTGCCTGAAGTACGGGCTGACGACCAATAATTTGCTGGGCATCGAGATGGTGACGATGGAGGGGGAGGTCATCCGCCTCGGCGGCAAGCATCTCGACCCGGACGGCTACGACCTGATGGGCGTGATGACGGGGTCGGAGGGCCTGCTCGGAGTCGTGACCGAGGTCACCGTGCGCATCCTGCAGAAGCCGCAGACCGCGCGCGGCCTGCTGATCGGCTTCCCGAGCGTGGCGGCGGGCGCCGACACGGTCGGCGCGATCATAGGCGCGGGCATCATTCCGGGCGGCCTCGAAATGATGGACAGGCCCGCGATCCTGGCGGCGGAGGATTTCTGCGCCCCCGGCTATCCGCGCGACGCCGAATCGCTGCTGATTTGCGAACTCGACGGTACGCCGTCGGAGGTCGACGCGCTGGTGGACCGCGTCAGCGCCATCGCGCGGGACAATGGCGCGACCTTCCTCAAGGTCTCCGAGACGGAGGAGGAGCGGCTGGGCTTCTGGGCCGGCCGCAAGAACGCCTTTCCCGCGGTCGGCGCGATCGGGCCGGACTATCTCTGCATGGACGGCACGATCCCGCGCGGGCGGCTGGCGGAGGTGCTGACCGGCATGCAGTCGCTGGCCGAGAAGCACGGGCTGCGCGTCGCCAACGTGTTCCACGCGGGCGACGGCAACCTGCATCCGCTGATCCTCTACGATGCGAACAAGCCGGGCGACATCGAGAAGGCGGAAGAGTTCGGCGGCGATATTCTCAAGCTCTGCGTCGAGGTGGGCGGCGTGCTGACCGGCGAGCATGGCGTGGGCGTCGAGAAGCGCGACCTCATGGGCACCATGTTCGACGAGACCGACCTCAAGCAGCAGCAGCGGCTGAAGTGCGCCTTCGATCCGACGCAGCGGCTCAATCCGGGCAAGGTGTTCCCGACGCTGCACCGCTGCGCGGAGCTTGGCCACATGCACGTCCACCGCGGGCAGGTGCCGTTTCCGCACCTGCCGCGCTTCTGAAGCGGGGACGTGGCCATGGACCCGGCCGGGCAGACCCTTCATCCGGCGGACGAGGCGCAGCTCGCCGAGGCTGTCGCCGCCGCCGTCGCCAGCGAGACGCCGGTCGCCGTCGCGGGCGGGGGCACGCGCTCGGGCCTCGGCCGGCCCGTGGAGGCAGGCGCCCTGATCGACACGCGCGGCATGTCGGGCGTCCTGTTCTACGAGCCGGGGGAGCTTGTGCTGTCCGCGCGCGCGGGCACGCCGCTTGCCGAGATCGTCGCCATGCTCGACGCGGAGGGGCAGGAGCTTGCCTGCGAGCCCATGGACTTCGCCGCGCTCTCCGGCCTCGACCCGGCGGAGGCATCGGGCACGCTGGGCGGCATGGTCGCGGCGGGCGTCGCGGGCCCGCGCCGCATCCGGGCGGGTGCCGTGCGTGACCATGTGCTGGGCTTCCGCTGCGTCACCGGACGGGCCGAACCGATCAAGTCCGGCGGCCGCGTGATGAAGAACGTGACGGGCTACGACCTCTCCAAGCTCGTGACCGCCTCGCACGGAACCTTGTGCGTGCTGACCGAGGTGACCGTGAAGGTGCTGCCGAAGCCGGAAACGCAGGCGACGCTCGTCCTGCATGGCCTCGACGACGCCGCCGCCGTCGCCGCGCTGACGAGGGCGAGCGGCACGCCGCACGAGGGCTCCTCCTTCGCCCATGTGCCGGAAGGGACGAGCCCAGACGGCATCGCGCGCACGGCGATCCGGCTGGAAGGGCCCGAGGTGTCGGTGAGCGCGCGCGTCGCCGACATGATCCGCGACGTGGCCGGCAGCGCGGAGACGAGCACACTCGACGCCGGTGCCTCCGCCACGTTCTGGAACGACCTGCGCGACGGTCTGCCCGTCGTGGCGGGCGAGGGCCAGGTCTGGCGCATCTCGGTCGCCCCGACGGCGGGGCCGGTCGTCATGACCGCGATCCGCGCGGCGGGCGTGCCGGTGCTGGCGCACGCCTACGACTGGGCGGGCGGCCTGATCTGGCTGCGCGTCGAAGCAGCAGGCGACGCCCACGCCGATGCGATCCGGGCGGCGGTGGCCGCGGCAGGCGGCGGGCACGCGACGCTCTTTCGCGCAGACGACGACGTGCGCCGCGCGGTTCCCGTGTTCCAGCCGCAGCCGTCCGCGCTCGCCGCGCTGACGGCGCGTGTGAAGCATGCCTTCGACCCGGTCCGCGTGCTCAACCGCGGCCGCATGCGCGAGGACCTGTAGCCCATGCAGACCCATTTCACCCTCGCCCAGCTTGCCGATCCGCAGGTCGCCCGGTCGGAGCAGATCCTGCGCAACTGCGTGCATTGCGGCTTCTGCACGGCGACATGCCCGACGTTTGCGTTGCTCGGCGACGAACTCGACAGCCCGCGCGGGCGCATCTACCTCATCAAGGAGATGCTGGAGAACGACCGCCCCGCGGACGAGAAGACGGTCACGCACATCGACCGCTGCCTCTCCTGCCTCTCCTGCATGACCACGTGCCCGTCCGGCGTGCACTACATGCACCTGGTCGACCATGCCCGCGCGCATATCGAGAAGACCTACCGCCGCCCGCTGATGGACCGGCTGGTGCGCGCGATGCTCGCCGCCGTGCTGCCGCGCACCGTACCGTTCCGGCTGGCGCTGTTCGGCGCGCGTCTCGCCCGGCCCTTCGCGGGGCTGATGCCTGCGCGGCTGAGGCCGATGCTGGCCATGGCGCCTGCGCACATCCCGTCGCCATCCCATGTCGACCGGCCGCAGGTCTTCCGGGCGGAGGGAGAACGGCGGATGCGCGTCGCCCTGCTCAACGGTTGCGCGCAGAAGACGCTCGATCCCACGATCAACGAGGCGACGGTGCGCCTTCTGACCCGCCACGGGGTCGAGGTGGTGGTGGCCCGGGGCGCGGGCTGCTGCGGGGCGCTGACCCACCACATGGGCAAGGAAGAGGCCTCGCACGCCTCGGCCGTCGCCAATATCGCGGCCTGGTGGCGCGAGGTCGAAGGTGAGGGGCTCGACCACATCGTCATCAATACCAGCGGCTGCGGCACGACCGTGAAGGACTACGGTCACATGCTGCGCACCGACGCCGAATGGGCGGAGAAGGCAAAGCGCATCTCCGAGATGGCGCTCGACATCACCGAACTGATGGCGCGCGTCGGGCTCGCGCCGAAGGCGGGCGCGGTGCCAAGGCTGCGCGTCGCCTATCATTCCGCCTGCTCGATGCAGCACGGCCAGAAGATCACGCGCGCGCCGATGGAGCTGCTGGAAAAGGCGGGGTTCGAGGTGACGGGCGTGCCCGAAAGCCATCTCTGTTGCGGCTCGGCCGGCACCTACAACCTCCTGCAGCCGGAACTCGCGGGGCAATTGCGCGCGCGCAAGGTGGCGAACATCGAGAGCGTGTCGCCCGATGTGATCTCCGCCGGCAACATCGGCTGCATGGTGCAGATCGCGGGCGGCACTGGGCTTCCCGTGGTGCACACGGTCCACCTGCTCGACTGGGCGAGCGGCGGTCCGGCGCCGGATGGGCTGGACGGTCTGACGCAACGCGCCTGAGCCCGCGCACGCTGCGACACGTCTGCCCTTGGCGCGCCACGATTCCTGCCTATCCTCATATCTCATGAGAGGGTGGCTGGCGATTTTGGCGGTTCTTGTCCTGGCGCTGTCGGCGCCGGCGCACGCGCGCCAGACCGATCCGCGTCTCGACAGCCTGTTCGGCCGCCTGCAGGTCGCCGAGGACGGGCCGCCTGTCGAACGGCTGACCCGCGAGATATGGACCGTCTGGACCGAGAGCGGCAGCCCGACGCTCGACCTCCTGATGAAGCGGGCGCAGATGGCCGTGAACGCGAAGAAGTTCGAAACGGCCATCGCCATCCTCGACACGGTCGTGGAGATCGACCCCGATTATGCCGAGGGATGGAACCGGCGCGCGACCGTGCATTTCCTCGCCGGCGACTATGCCCGCTCCGCCCTCGACATCGAGAAGGTGCTGGACCTCGAACCCCGCCACTTCGGGGCGCTTTCGGGTCTTGGCCAGATCATGGAGCGGATCGGACGGCCCGAGGCAGCACTCGACGCCTATCGCCGCGCGCTGATGGTCAATCCCCACATGCCGCAGGTCAGGTCGCGCGTCGACGACCTGACTCCAGAGGTCGAGGGGCGCGGCATATGAAGCGCCTGCCATGCTGGTAACCCTGTTCGCCGCGCTGGCCATGGTGGGCGGCGGTCTGCTGGCGTGGACGGACCACAGCGCGCGCAAGGCGGTGGAGCAATATCCGCCGCTCGGCCGTTTCGTGGAGGCGGGCGGCGTGCGCCTGCACTATCTCGACCGCGGGGAAGGCCGGCCGGTCGTTCTCCTGCACGGGGCAAGCGGGAACCTGCGGGACTGGACCCAGTCCATTTTCGATGCCGTGGCCGCGAGTCATCGTGCCATCGCCTTCGACCGCCCCGGTCACGGCCACAGCGCCCGGCCGGACGAGGCAGGATGGGATCCCCGCGTACAGGCCCGCCTCGTCCGTGCGGCGCTCGCGTCCATTGGCGTGGAGAAACCGATCCTCGTCGGCCATTCCTGGGCGGGCACCGTTGCGCTCGCCTATGCGCTCGACTACCCGGACGAGGTGGGGGGCGTGCTCTTTCTCGCGGGCGTCTCGCACCCGTGGCCGGGTGGGGTGGGGGCCGACCGCGCCATCGCCACCACGCCGGTTCTGGGGGCGCTCTTTACCAACACGCTCGTCATGCCCGTGGGGCGCGCTGTCGCCGGACGTGCGATCGAGGGTGTGTTCGCGCCGAACCCCGTTCCGCCGGGCTATGCCGAGGGGCTCGGGCTGCCGCTCGTGCTCAGGCCCGAAAGCTACCGCGCCAACGCCGAGGATCTGACGAACCTCAAGCCCATCGTGGCGGAGATGAGCGAACGCTATGGAGAGATCCGCGTGCCCGTCACCCTGCTCGCGGGCGCGGAGGACAAGGTGATCTGGAACAGCCTGCATGCGGACGCGCTGGCCCGCGAGATCGAGGGCGCGCGTCACGTGGTGCTGGACGGCATCGGCCACATGCCGCACCACGCCGCACCCGCGGCCGTGCTGGCGGAGATCGACGCGCTGGCTGCCCGCGTGCGCTAGCCCCAGTGCGCTAGCTCCTGTGCGCTAGTCCGTCACGATCCCGCGGGGGGAACCGACCTGCGCGATCCGCAGGATGTTCGTCGCGCCTGGCGTCCCGAAGGGCACGCCCGCCGTGATGACGATACGCTGGCGCTTCTCCGCAAAGCCCTGGTCCTGCACGATGCGCGAGGCGCGCACCACCATGTCGCGGAAGTTCTCCGCATCGTCGGTCAGCACGCAATGCAGCCCCCAGACAAGGGCGAGGCGGCGCGCCGTCTCCATCAGCGGCGTCAGGCAGACGATGGGCACCGCGGGGCGTTCCCGCGCGGCGCGCAGGCCGGTGGAGCCCGACTTGGTGTAGCAGACGATGGCGGCTGCCCCGATCGTCTCGGCAACCTGGCGGGCTGCGGCGGTGATCGCGTCGGCGCTCGTCGCCTCGGGCGCGGTTTCCAGGCTGTGGATGGCCGAGCGGTAGGCGCTGTCGCCCTCGACCGAGCGTGCGACCCGGTCCATGGTCGACACGGCCTCCACCGGATAGGCTCCGACAGCCGATTCCGCCGACAGCATGACCGCGTCCGCCCCGTCGTAGACCGCGCCCGCGACGTCGGAGACCTCGGCCCGCGTCGGCACCGGGTTCTCGATCATGGATTCGAGCATCTGGGTCGCCACGACCACGGGCTTGCCGGCATGGCGCGCCAGGCGGATCAGCGACTTCTGGATGCCCGGCACCTTTTCGAGCGGCATCTCGACGCCCAGGTCGCCGCGCGCCACCATCAGCCCGTCCGCGACCTCGAGGATCTCGTCGATCCGGGCGACGGCGGCCGGCTTCTCGATCTTCGCCATCAGCGCGGCGCGGCCCGCCGTCAGCTTCTTGGCTTCCGCCACGTCCTCGGGCCGTTGCACGAAGGAGAGCGCGATCCAGTCGACGCCCAGGTTCGCGGCGAAGTCGAGGTCGCGCCGGTCCTTGTCCGACAGCGCGGCCACCGGAAGCACGGCGTCGGGCACGTTCACGCCCTTGTTGTTGGAAATGGGGCCGCCGACGACGATCTCGGTCTCGGCGAAGCCGTCGCCCGCCTCGATCACGCGCAGCCGGATCTTGCCGTCATTGAGCAGCAGGGTGGCGCCTGCTTCCAGCGCCTTGAAGATTTCCGGGTGGGGCAGGGGGAGGCGCCGTGCGTCGCCCGGCGCGGTATCGAGATCGAGGCGCAGGTGCGCGCCTTCCTCCAGCATCGCCTCGCCGGACGCGACCTTGCCGATACGCAGCTTCGGCCCCTGCAGGTCGGCCAGGATGCCGATGGGGTGGCCCTTCTCCGCCTCCACCTGCCGGATCGCGGCGTGCAGCTTCGCCACGCCCTCGTGCGTGCCGTGGCTCATGTTCAGCCGGAAGGCGTCGGCGCCTGCCTCCACCAGCGCGGCGATGGCCTCCGGCGTCGAGGTTGCGGGACCCAGCGTTGCGAGGATCTTCAGGCTACGGCGCCGGTACATGAACAAGCCCCTCCCCGGGCGCGAATCAGTCGATCAGGATCACGCGGACATCATTCACATTCGTCTGCGTCGGTCCCGTGATAACCGCGTCGCCCAGCCGATGAAAGAAGCCGCCGGAATCATTTGCGGTGAGTGCCGCCTTCGCATCGAGCCCCCGCACCTGCGACCGCGCCAGCGTGTCGGGCGTGACGGTGGCACCGGCCACGTCCACGCCATCGGGGCCGGGCGCGCCGTCCGCGCCGTCGCTGTCGCCCGCAAGCGCCCAGATGCCTGCCGCGCCGTCGAGCGCGAGCGCGAGCGCCAGCGCATATTCCCGGTTGGGTCCGCCCGTGCCCTTGCCGCGGATCGTCACGGTCAGCTCACCCCCCGACAGGATCGCACGCCGTGCACCCTTCGCGCGCGCCTCGATTGCCAGGCGTGCGTGCGCGCGCGCCACCTCGCGCGCCTCGCCCTCGATGGCATCGCCCAGCATCTCCACGGCGTAGCCGCTGCGACGCAGGACCTCCGCCGCCGCTTCGAGCGCATCGCCGGGCGTCGCGATCAGCCGGTACTGCGTCCGCGCAAAGGCCGGATCGCCGGGCTTGGCCGTCTCGTTCGCGGGGTCGGCGAGCGCTGCCGTGACGCGCGCTGGCGCATCGATGCCGTGGCGGGCGAGCACCGCGCGCGCGTCCGCGAGCGTCGTGGGGTCGGGCACCGTCGGCCCGGACGCGATGGCCGCCGGATCGTCGCCCGGCACGTCGGAGATCGCGAGCGTCAGCAGCCGCCCCCGGCAGGCCTGCGCCAGCCGCCCGCCCTTGATGCGGGAGAGATGGCGGCGCACCGTGTTGATCTCGGAAATCGTTGCGCCCGACCGCAGCAGCGCGCGCGTTACTGCCTGCTTGTCGGCAAGGCCCAGGCCCCGCGCGGGCGCGGCCAGCAGGGCGGACGCGCCGCCCGACAGCAGGAAGACGATCATGTCTCCGGGGGCAGCGCCCGCGGCTTCCGCCAGCAGGCGGTCAGCGGCGGCCATGCTGGTCGCGTCGGGGACCGGGTGGGCGGCTTCCAGCACCTCGATCCGTTGCGTGGGCAGGCTGTAGCCCGTGCGCGTCACAACGACGCCGCGCGCCTCATCGCCCAGCGCGGCTTCCGCGGCTTGTGCCATCGCCGCCGCCGCCTTGCCCGCGCCGAGGATCAGCAGCCGCCCGTCCTGGGGCGGCGCGGGCAGGTGCGGTGGCAGGCAGGTGCCCGGGTGCGCGCGGCTGACCGCCGCGCGGAACGCGGCTTCGAGGACGGCGCGGGGATCCGTAGGCCCGGGGTCTTTCTGCGCGCGGTCTTGAAGCACGCGGGCGTCTCCGTACATTGCGGGGCAGTGCAGGCGCACCGGTGCGCCCGCCGCCAGTTCCTTGATGCGAGCCCCGCCGCGCGATGTCCAGTACCCACGACGCCCCGACCGCCGAACACGGCCCCGAAATCCTGCGCCCGGACGGGGAGGTGCGGCTGCTGTTCGTCTGCGACCATGCCTCCAACCACATTCCGGAGGATTATGCCCGCCTCGGCCTCGACCCGGCCACGCTGGAGCGGCACGTCGCCTGGGACATCGGCGCGGCGGACGTCGTGCGCGCACTGTCGGCCGCGTTCGGCGCACCGGCCGTGCTCACGCGCTTCTCGCGCCTGCTGATCGACCCGAACCGGGGCGAGGACGACCCGACGCTGGTGATGAAGCTTTCGGACGGCGCGATCGTCCCCGGCAACCGCCACGCGGACGCGGCGGAGGTGGAACGCAGGCTCGCCCGCTTCTACCGGCCCTACGACCGTGCGGTGCGGGCGGCGATCGACCGGGCGCTGGGCGAAGGCGTCCTGCCCGTCATCGTTTCCATCCACTCCTTCACGCCCTGGTGGCGCGGACGCCAGCGGCCCTGGCACTACGGTATCCTGTGGCACGAGGACAGGCGGCTTGCAGGGCCGATGCTCGACCGGCTGCGGCGCGAGCCCATGCTCGTCGTCGGCGAGAACGAGCCCTATGCCGGCCAGTACGAGGGCGACAGCATGGACCGGCACGCGCTGAAACGCAGCCTGCCGCACCTGCTTGTGGAGATCCGGCAGGACCTGATCGGCAATCCCGATGACGCGGCCCGCGTGGCGCACCTGCTGAAACGTGCGCTGAAGGACGTGTTCGCCCAGACGGGCCTCGGGCCCCAGGCGGCCTAGGCGCGCCAACGCCGGGCCTTGGCAGCGTGCCTGCCTTGGGTTACCTCAGACCCCCGAGGGATGCATCTTCCGCGACAGGGAGGACGGAGCGATGGACAAGACCAACCAGACCGAACTGGAGGCGGCAGCCTTCCGCCGGCTCGTCGAGCATCTGCAGGGCCGCACGGACGTGCAGAACATCGACCTGATGAACCTTGCAGGTTTCTGCCGCAACTGCCTGTCGAACTGGTACCAGGAAGCGGCGGCCGACCGCGGCCTCGACGTCAGCAAGGACGCCGCGCGCGAAATGGTCTATGGCATGCCCTACGCGGCGTGGAAGGAGAAGTACCAGACCCCCGCGACGCCGGAGCAGCAGAAGGCCTTCGAGGCCACCCACAAGCATTGATGTGAGGGCGGGGCGTCGCCTGGCCGCCCGCCCGTCCAATGGAGAGTAACGATGGACGACAGCATGATCGCGGCGGGCCAGTTGCGCGCCTTCATCGAGCGGATCGAGCGGCTGGAAGAGGAGAAGGCCGCGATCGCCGCCGACATCAAGGAGGTGTTTGCGGAGGCCAAGGGCAACGGCTTCGACGTGAAGACCATGCGCCAGGTCATCAAGATCCGGAAGATGGACCGCTCGGAAGTGCAGGAGCAGGAGGCGATGCTCGACCTCTATCTCGCCGCGCTCGGCATGGACCGTACGCCGTCGACCCGCGACGCGGACGTGGACGCGGCCTGACGCACCGTCAGCCAGCGGCCTGAAACGGAAAAGGGCGGCCCTGGAGGCCGCCCTTGCCGTGTCCCGGGCGTGCCGGGGTCAGGCGCTCTCGCGGCTTTCGAGCCCGTAGTCGCGGACCTTGCGGTAAAGCGTCGAGCGGCCGATGCCGAGGCGGCGCGCCACCTCCGACATGTGACCGCCATAGCGCCGGATCGCATAGTCGATCATGTCCGCCTCGACCTGGTCGAGCTGGCGCACATGGCCCTCGTTGTCCACGGCCATCACCGTGTCCGACGGGCGCACGGTCACCACGCGCTCCGCCACCGGACCGTCGCCGGACAACTCGGCAGCGCCGGAGGGGACGCTGGTGCGCTGGGCCGACGCGATCTGCGGGAAATCGTCGACGCCGAGCATCGTGCTCTCGGACAGGACGACCGCGCGGAACACCGCGTTTTCGAGCTGACGGACGTTGCCCGGCCAGCGGAAGGCCGTCAGCATCTCCATCGCCTCCGGCGTGATGCCGCGAACCTTCTTGCCTTCCTCGACCGCGAAACGGCTTATGAAGTGCTCGATCAGGTCAGGAATGTCCTCCGCCCGCTCCCGCAGCGGCGGGATGGTCAGCGGGAACACGTTGAGGCGGTAATAGAGATCCTCGCGGAACTTGCCCTCGGCCACCAGTTGCGCGAGGTCCCGATTCGTTGCCGAGATGATCCGTACGTCCACCTTGATCGGCTTGGTGCCGCCGACGCG
It contains:
- a CDS encoding FAD-linked oxidase C-terminal domain-containing protein, which translates into the protein MLTMPKPDEHAFARREELVARLREILPAASVIDSETERRAYDCDAFTMYRQLPLVVALPETVPQVAAVLKLAREMDVKVVPRGAGTSLSGGSMPLEDGILLSMMKFNRVLEIDWENRCAVVQPGVTNLGITKAVEHRGFYYAPDPSSQIACSIGGNVAENSGGVHCLKYGLTTNNLLGIEMVTMEGEVIRLGGKHLDPDGYDLMGVMTGSEGLLGVVTEVTVRILQKPQTARGLLIGFPSVAAGADTVGAIIGAGIIPGGLEMMDRPAILAAEDFCAPGYPRDAESLLICELDGTPSEVDALVDRVSAIARDNGATFLKVSETEEERLGFWAGRKNAFPAVGAIGPDYLCMDGTIPRGRLAEVLTGMQSLAEKHGLRVANVFHAGDGNLHPLILYDANKPGDIEKAEEFGGDILKLCVEVGGVLTGEHGVGVEKRDLMGTMFDETDLKQQQRLKCAFDPTQRLNPGKVFPTLHRCAELGHMHVHRGQVPFPHLPRF
- the glcE gene encoding glycolate oxidase subunit GlcE, whose protein sequence is MDPAGQTLHPADEAQLAEAVAAAVASETPVAVAGGGTRSGLGRPVEAGALIDTRGMSGVLFYEPGELVLSARAGTPLAEIVAMLDAEGQELACEPMDFAALSGLDPAEASGTLGGMVAAGVAGPRRIRAGAVRDHVLGFRCVTGRAEPIKSGGRVMKNVTGYDLSKLVTASHGTLCVLTEVTVKVLPKPETQATLVLHGLDDAAAVAALTRASGTPHEGSSFAHVPEGTSPDGIARTAIRLEGPEVSVSARVADMIRDVAGSAETSTLDAGASATFWNDLRDGLPVVAGEGQVWRISVAPTAGPVVMTAIRAAGVPVLAHAYDWAGGLIWLRVEAAGDAHADAIRAAVAAAGGGHATLFRADDDVRRAVPVFQPQPSALAALTARVKHAFDPVRVLNRGRMREDL
- the glcF gene encoding glycolate oxidase subunit GlcF — its product is MQTHFTLAQLADPQVARSEQILRNCVHCGFCTATCPTFALLGDELDSPRGRIYLIKEMLENDRPADEKTVTHIDRCLSCLSCMTTCPSGVHYMHLVDHARAHIEKTYRRPLMDRLVRAMLAAVLPRTVPFRLALFGARLARPFAGLMPARLRPMLAMAPAHIPSPSHVDRPQVFRAEGERRMRVALLNGCAQKTLDPTINEATVRLLTRHGVEVVVARGAGCCGALTHHMGKEEASHASAVANIAAWWREVEGEGLDHIVINTSGCGTTVKDYGHMLRTDAEWAEKAKRISEMALDITELMARVGLAPKAGAVPRLRVAYHSACSMQHGQKITRAPMELLEKAGFEVTGVPESHLCCGSAGTYNLLQPELAGQLRARKVANIESVSPDVISAGNIGCMVQIAGGTGLPVVHTVHLLDWASGGPAPDGLDGLTQRA
- a CDS encoding tetratricopeptide repeat protein; protein product: MAVLVLALSAPAHARQTDPRLDSLFGRLQVAEDGPPVERLTREIWTVWTESGSPTLDLLMKRAQMAVNAKKFETAIAILDTVVEIDPDYAEGWNRRATVHFLAGDYARSALDIEKVLDLEPRHFGALSGLGQIMERIGRPEAALDAYRRALMVNPHMPQVRSRVDDLTPEVEGRGI
- a CDS encoding alpha/beta fold hydrolase — translated: MLVTLFAALAMVGGGLLAWTDHSARKAVEQYPPLGRFVEAGGVRLHYLDRGEGRPVVLLHGASGNLRDWTQSIFDAVAASHRAIAFDRPGHGHSARPDEAGWDPRVQARLVRAALASIGVEKPILVGHSWAGTVALAYALDYPDEVGGVLFLAGVSHPWPGGVGADRAIATTPVLGALFTNTLVMPVGRAVAGRAIEGVFAPNPVPPGYAEGLGLPLVLRPESYRANAEDLTNLKPIVAEMSERYGEIRVPVTLLAGAEDKVIWNSLHADALAREIEGARHVVLDGIGHMPHHAAPAAVLAEIDALAARVR
- the pyk gene encoding pyruvate kinase, translated to MYRRRSLKILATLGPATSTPEAIAALVEAGADAFRLNMSHGTHEGVAKLHAAIRQVEAEKGHPIGILADLQGPKLRIGKVASGEAMLEEGAHLRLDLDTAPGDARRLPLPHPEIFKALEAGATLLLNDGKIRLRVIEAGDGFAETEIVVGGPISNNKGVNVPDAVLPVAALSDKDRRDLDFAANLGVDWIALSFVQRPEDVAEAKKLTAGRAALMAKIEKPAAVARIDEILEVADGLMVARGDLGVEMPLEKVPGIQKSLIRLARHAGKPVVVATQMLESMIENPVPTRAEVSDVAGAVYDGADAVMLSAESAVGAYPVEAVSTMDRVARSVEGDSAYRSAIHSLETAPEATSADAITAAARQVAETIGAAAIVCYTKSGSTGLRAARERPAVPIVCLTPLMETARRLALVWGLHCVLTDDAENFRDMVVRASRIVQDQGFAEKRQRIVITAGVPFGTPGATNILRIAQVGSPRGIVTD
- a CDS encoding glycerate kinase type-2 family protein codes for the protein MYGDARVLQDRAQKDPGPTDPRAVLEAAFRAAVSRAHPGTCLPPHLPAPPQDGRLLILGAGKAAAAMAQAAEAALGDEARGVVVTRTGYSLPTQRIEVLEAAHPVPDATSMAAADRLLAEAAGAAPGDMIVFLLSGGASALLAAPARGLGLADKQAVTRALLRSGATISEINTVRRHLSRIKGGRLAQACRGRLLTLAISDVPGDDPAAIASGPTVPDPTTLADARAVLARHGIDAPARVTAALADPANETAKPGDPAFARTQYRLIATPGDALEAAAEVLRRSGYAVEMLGDAIEGEAREVARAHARLAIEARAKGARRAILSGGELTVTIRGKGTGGPNREYALALALALDGAAGIWALAGDSDGADGAPGPDGVDVAGATVTPDTLARSQVRGLDAKAALTANDSGGFFHRLGDAVITGPTQTNVNDVRVILID
- a CDS encoding N-formylglutamate amidohydrolase, whose protein sequence is MSSTHDAPTAEHGPEILRPDGEVRLLFVCDHASNHIPEDYARLGLDPATLERHVAWDIGAADVVRALSAAFGAPAVLTRFSRLLIDPNRGEDDPTLVMKLSDGAIVPGNRHADAAEVERRLARFYRPYDRAVRAAIDRALGEGVLPVIVSIHSFTPWWRGRQRPWHYGILWHEDRRLAGPMLDRLRREPMLVVGENEPYAGQYEGDSMDRHALKRSLPHLLVEIRQDLIGNPDDAARVAHLLKRALKDVFAQTGLGPQAA
- a CDS encoding DUF1244 domain-containing protein, which gives rise to MDKTNQTELEAAAFRRLVEHLQGRTDVQNIDLMNLAGFCRNCLSNWYQEAAADRGLDVSKDAAREMVYGMPYAAWKEKYQTPATPEQQKAFEATHKH
- a CDS encoding DUF2312 domain-containing protein; the protein is MDDSMIAAGQLRAFIERIERLEEEKAAIAADIKEVFAEAKGNGFDVKTMRQVIKIRKMDRSEVQEQEAMLDLYLAALGMDRTPSTRDADVDAA